The genomic interval ATATCTGATCCATTCAGTTGGACAGGTTAGAAACAGCTTGATGGTGGGAAAGAAATTGCTACTCAATATACAACGATCTTCTTTACTTACCTAGATGTCGAACATGCCAATAGGGGTTTACCAGTGAGAAGAGACCATGGAAAACTGTCATAAACACTGGCTGATCACCTGCTTGAAAGAATATTGTTTCTCTGTGAAGAATGTGAAATGTTAGTCTGGCAGCCTTCTAGTAGTGATGCGCCCGCGCgggcacgcgcgcgcgcacacacacaccacacacacacacacacacacacacacacacacacacacacacacacacacacacacagtaactaAAAGGCAGtttaaatcaattaatttgtttagcTTTTAGCCGTAACCTTGCATTTAGTTCTGTCCAGTATTCCAGCTGCTCTGTAATGTTTCTTTCTTTCCACTTTATTATGTCAGCAACAAACAGGCCACTGTTGACCATACAGGTTGTGTCAGGAATTTCAAGCTGTTGTACTCTCTTGTTACGATAATTCAGTATCTCACCATATGAACCCTGGAAACAGACTTTGTATTGAACAGTTGAAAGAGAGGCAGGGTAATTTGTGCCATACACGAGTAATTGAAAAAGTTTCATCAATTTCTTGACATAAAGTAGAAAAAGCTGCAACATGTTTCTTGGATATCGTAGTAGAATATAGCTCTTTTATGTCACCTAATTATAGAAATTTGATATTGAGGCACCTACATGATAGGCATGTTTATGGTACATGCATGATGGATGTTGATGCTTTAAGTTATATAAAGACTGATGATCTTGTTTGCAGTGTGTAATTGTCATTATAGAAAGCGAAGTTTAAATGATATGTTTTACAACACATTTAGTGAAGAAGAGGTCAGTATCGTTTTTcagtttgttggtgtgtctgtcagtcactCGGTCAGTTAGTCggtttgttttctgtctttctgtttgtctgcttgtagTGTATATACACTAGTGATTAAACTTAACTTGATCACTAATTTGTCAGTTTATCTTTAGTTTACCCGTCATCAATTTGTatttctatctgtctatctgccaaTAGGTCGCATTgcttgtgtacatgcatgcatgctctaaatcgttgtgtttgttgttttatttgcTTGTGATTGtttcacacacgcacacgcacacgaacacacacacttgtgtttgtgattgtaaCTCTAACAAATTCTACCTTGAACTATGCAGTCATCATCCATGTAAATCACTCGACCATCAAAGTTTGGAAATATCTGTGGAAGATAGTAACGACAAAATGTGATCTAAAGAATACGAAACAGCCAATTCATACACACAAGTGTATTATGAGACTACATGCAGCTTACTGGGTCAGAAAATTCTTTCCAGCGCCTTCCTCTTTGAGAAAGTAAAATCCTTCCTCTGATCCAATTGTTATTAAATATGATTATCTCTCGTTTGACAGCTTGTAGCTTTACTGTATCCATCCAAATTGACAAATGATTGGCTCCTTCTTTATTGGTCACCAAGTGAAACTTAAGGGAGGCATTTGTGTTACTCTGGATGGAATTTACCAAAGCTGTTAAACCAGTCAGTCGATGTGAAGGAGCTCCAATAAGAATATGAATAGTATTGTTGTTATCGACATCATCTGTGCGAAAGAAGAAAAATTGTTTTACcatttcaaaattaattagGCTGCCACAGACTTGTTAGCTAGTATATTTAATTGATCTGTCAGTCACTGTGTTGTTATCCATTCTATTTGTCGGTGTTTGGATATGAAATAGTctatgtgtgtctatctgtctgttcatagGTACTTGTTTGTCCGACCTCTGTTTGTCGGTATGCCTGCCTACATGTCACAATCtgcaactactagtagtagtatGTATACaactagtagtagtagtatgtGTACAACTACTAGCAGTAGTATGTTACTACTACTATTTtggaaaacacacacacacacacacacacacacacaccaccaccaccaccaccaccaccaccaccaccaccaccaccaccaccaccaccaccaccaccaccaccaccaccaccaccacacgcacgcacgcatgcacgcacacacacacacacacacacacacacacacacacacacacacacacacacacacacacttgcctTTAATGGGTCTTGAACAGAACAGCAGACCTTCTTGGCATTTGCTAAATGACGTCCAATGCGTTAGTGGATATATTTCAACGTAGACTGCACCGGTTAACTCACCATATTGCCTCTCCTGCAATTTTCTGATTATCAGACGAATGTCCATTGAGATGACATCTCACTTCCCTGACTGTAGGAACATGTTTGTCACGTTTGACCAAATTCTGAAACCAAGCTTTAAGGTCTTCTGGATCCAGCCAATGAAATAACAGCAAGGCAGTGAGTAAGAAACAGCAGTAGGCAGTGATTTTAACAGCTTTGGAGCAAGTCAGGATTTTTCGTAATTGTCTTGTGATCAAAATATTACACGTGAATAGATGTAAAGCAAGTAAGTATACATATCTAGACAACTCTGTCTacaagcgcgcgcgcgcacacacacacacacacacacacacacacacacacacacacacacacacacacacacacacacacacacacacacacacagcccaAGCTGACTAACTCTTACGTGGTGCGGGTGGCCCTGAGACTACATTtcactacagtacagttattctaattaattaatcaatctcTCTACTTATTCATGGTTTAGAAGAGCATCTCTTACCTTAGCATCAAAAAATACGGTCCGACTTCAACTGTCACGTTACTCTCACACTGGAAACTGGTGTTTGTGGGAACACATTATCTTAGTGATAAACAGGGTGCCAATGGGTAGGGGAGGTTTCTAATAAGCGGACACGAATCGTGCCTTGGTCTGGGAAATAGAAGAACTGGGTTTAGTACTTTATTTACACCCTAATGTCGTGGTGGACACTGCTGTTTGTGGCAACACACCATATTGTAACGAGTATAGAGTGGTGACAAAGGTTTGGCAGGTTCTAACTAAGTTCAGTGAACACTGCTGTCTACTATTTGTTGAATTTATTTGAGTCGTTGCGTAACATTCAAGATCTACAATGTGAAAGAGCTACTACACACGTACAGTATATTtattttagcttttctttggTTTAGTTGGGAGTAACACAAAAGTGTTCATTTTGTTCTGGGAATGACaagggcggagagagactgggttaGTGTCTTGTGATCATGAAGGTCGTCATATGACCATCAATtgacatctgtctgttttcatgtGATGCTTTTAGTTTGATCTGATGATGACAAGGTGGTGGTGTCCATATGCATAGATCCATCTAGAGACAGGTCTAGGTGTGACATGTCGACTAGATGTGTGAacaatacaatgcaaggaATTCGAGTTGGATTGAGCAAAGGTAAAGTAGTAACTA from Corticium candelabrum chromosome 22, ooCorCand1.1, whole genome shotgun sequence carries:
- the LOC134197422 gene encoding glycosyltransferase 8 domain-containing protein 1-like, which gives rise to MVKQFFFFRTDDVDNNNTIHILIGAPSHRLTGLTALVNSIQSNTNASLKFHLVTNKEGANHLSIWMDTVKLQAVKREIIIFNNNWIRGRILLSQRGRRWKEFSDPITFCRYYLPQIFPNFDGRVIYMDDDCIVQGDIKELYSTTISKKHVAAFSTLCQEIDETFSITRGSYGEILNYRNKRVQQLEIPDTTCMVNSGLFVADIIKWKERNITEQLEYWTELNARETIFFQAGDQPVFMTVFHGLFSLVNPYWHVRHLGYSAGGRYPTQFLEKKAKLLHWNGENKPWHFPQQYGAHIWKKYQVPDPLEVPKLSNAYPKNSPNKQ